In Microbacterium galbinum, a single window of DNA contains:
- a CDS encoding sensor histidine kinase produces MSASNPSSARSRGRAVTYTAGSIALLIVGAVLDICAVANVPGAATYPTVDGAAGGTLRITPVGVGIALFAIAAWFTVLWRRRHPLVVVIAGGVLAVVGTSYLLLLIGAVALIRQKPTKVVPIGAVVGGSVLLFALREALTPWGGALPWFLTTSIGAVDSVEWNVAVIVCALVSLGIAAGSVALTRTRDRAERSEQRAAVQTQRADVLAEQTVRQAERERIARDMHDALAHRLSVVSLHAGALEAAADEGVTGQMARTVREQTHAALQDMRGLIGELRSGADAESSAPATMRAVGALVAGLRGAGHAITSLILIESPERAGALFDGAVFRIVQESLTNAVKHAPRAPIDLIVQVAPESGARIRVVNPVGAGVPAGAPGSIPGGGNGVLGIRERATALGGQAWIGAYEGSFIVDVTLPWQERG; encoded by the coding sequence GTGTCGGCATCGAACCCCTCCTCAGCGCGCTCCCGCGGTCGCGCCGTGACGTACACGGCCGGGTCGATCGCGCTCCTGATCGTGGGCGCGGTGCTCGACATCTGCGCCGTCGCGAACGTGCCGGGTGCCGCGACCTACCCGACCGTCGACGGGGCGGCCGGAGGCACCCTGCGGATCACCCCGGTCGGCGTGGGCATCGCCCTCTTCGCGATCGCCGCGTGGTTCACGGTGCTCTGGCGGCGGCGGCATCCGCTGGTCGTCGTGATCGCCGGTGGCGTGCTCGCCGTCGTCGGCACCTCGTATCTGCTGCTGCTGATCGGGGCCGTCGCGCTCATCCGTCAGAAGCCGACGAAGGTCGTGCCGATCGGCGCCGTCGTCGGCGGGAGCGTGCTGCTGTTCGCGCTGCGCGAGGCGTTGACGCCGTGGGGCGGGGCCCTGCCCTGGTTCCTCACGACCAGCATCGGCGCGGTCGACAGCGTCGAATGGAACGTCGCGGTGATCGTCTGTGCGCTCGTGTCGCTCGGTATCGCCGCCGGGTCGGTGGCACTGACCCGCACGCGGGACCGCGCGGAGCGCAGCGAGCAGCGGGCGGCCGTGCAGACGCAACGAGCCGACGTGCTCGCCGAGCAGACCGTGCGTCAGGCCGAGCGCGAGCGCATCGCCCGCGACATGCACGACGCCCTGGCCCACCGCCTCTCGGTGGTCTCGCTGCACGCCGGAGCGCTCGAGGCGGCGGCCGACGAGGGGGTGACCGGTCAGATGGCGAGGACCGTCCGCGAGCAGACCCACGCCGCACTGCAGGACATGCGCGGCCTGATCGGCGAGCTGCGCAGCGGAGCGGATGCCGAGAGCTCCGCTCCCGCGACGATGCGGGCCGTCGGTGCCCTCGTCGCCGGTCTCCGCGGCGCGGGTCATGCGATCACCTCGCTGATCCTGATCGAGTCGCCCGAGCGTGCGGGCGCGCTCTTCGACGGCGCGGTGTTCCGGATCGTGCAGGAGTCGCTCACCAACGCCGTCAAGCACGCGCCGCGCGCACCGATCGACCTGATCGTGCAGGTCGCTCCCGAGTCCGGCGCGCGGATCCGCGTCGTGAATCCGGTCGGCGCCGGGGTGCCGGCGGGTGCCCCCGGGAGCATTCCGGGCGGAGGGAACGGCGTGCTCGGCATCCGCGAACGCGCCACGGCACTCGGCGGCCAGGCCTGGATCGGCGCGTACGAGGGCTCGTTCATCGTCGACGTGACGCTGCCCTGGCAGGAGCGCGGCTGA